One stretch of Xiphophorus hellerii strain 12219 chromosome 21, Xiphophorus_hellerii-4.1, whole genome shotgun sequence DNA includes these proteins:
- the chmp4c gene encoding charged multivesicular body protein 4c, giving the protein MSKISKLFKGSSSSGSSSSSSSKSKHHRSKGGPSPQEAIHRLRETEEMLTKKQEYLEKRIEQEIATAKKHGTKNKRAALQALKRKKRLEQQLTQIDGTLSTIEFQREALENSHTNTEVLKNMGFAAKAMKQVHQNMDVDKIDDLMQDITEQQDVAREISEAISGPFGEQFDEDELLAELEELEQEDLEESMKSMGGLPSVPSSKLPSSRPSRATTKKRVEDDDDMRMLASWGT; this is encoded by the exons ATGAGTAAAATCTCGAAGCTTTTCAAAGGCAGCTCCAGCTCGGGGTCATCATCCAGCTCTTCCTCAAAGTCCAAACACCACCGATCGAAAGGAGGACCGAGTCCGCAGGAGGCCATCCACAGACTCCGGGAAACCGAGGAAATGCTGACGAAGAAGCAGGAATACCTGGAGAAGAGGATAGAGCAAGAAATAGCCACAGCCAAGAAGCACGGCACCAAAAACAAGAGGG CTGCGCTACAGGCTCTGAAGAGGAAGAAGCGCTTGGAGCAGCAACTGACCCAGATTGATGGCACGCTGTCCACTATTGAGTTTCAGCGGGAGGCCCTGGAGAACTCGCACACCAACACGGAGGTCCTCAAGAACATGGGCTTTGCTGCCAAGGCCATGAAGCAGGTCCACCAGAACAT ggACGTCGACAAGATTGATGATCTGATGCAGGACATCACTGAGCAGCAAGATGTGGCTCGGGAAATCAGCGAGGCAATTTCCGGGCCGTTCGGCGAGCAGTTTGATgag GATGAGCTCCTTGcagagctggaggagctggagcaggAGGACCTGGAGGAGAGCATGAAGAGTATGGGAGGACTGCCCAGCGTTCCCAGCTCCAAACTGCCCTCATCACGCCCCAGTCGTGCAA caactaAGAAAAGGGTTGAAGACGACGATGACATGCGTATGCTGGCATCATGGGGAACATGA
- the gimap4 gene encoding GTPase IMAP family member 4 isoform X2, with protein MADNTPKDTAAKDSSGPEKETQETAAPEVPEAPAQDTAFLPEIRLVVLGWRWPGKSLTANTILGREEFHLERAAEFCVTRDTEVDGRQVVVVDTPGWFSAQDTPPSYKQELVRGASLCPPGPHAFLLIIPVGMFTEVDRARIEENVSLFGEHVWNHTIVVFTWAEVLKKITLERYIHREGKDLQWVLRKCKKRFILINNSIFGENPQVGKLMKKVEKMVVEEGGHYSLEVKEKPLDVNQNPARPAQELGARPKQNSGLNLSKTSEAEQTCN; from the exons ATGGCCGACAATACACCGAAAGACACAGCAG CCAAAGATTCTTCTGGGCCAGAGAAAGAGACCCAAGAGACAGCAGCTCCAGAGGTTCCAGAAGCTCCAGCTCAGGACACGGCATTTCTGCCTGAAATCCGCCTGGTGGTGTTAGGATGGAGGTGGCCGGGGAAGAGCCTGACAGCCAACACCATCCTAGGCAGAGAGGAGTTCCACCTGGAGCGAGCGGCTGAGTTCTGCGTCACCAGGGACACGGAGGTAGATGGCCGCCAGGTAGTAGTGGTGGACACTCCCGGCTGGTTCTCTGCGCAGGATACCCCACCCTCCTATAAACAGGAGCTGGTCAGGGGCGCCTCTCTTTGCCCTCCGGGTCCTCACGCTTTCCTGCTGATCATCCCCGTGGGCATGTTCACGGAGGTCGATCGCGCACGCATCGAGGAGAATGTGAGCCTCTTTGGGGAGCACGTGTGGAATCACACGATCGTGGTGTTCACTTGGGCGGAGGTGTTGAAGAAGATCACCCTGGAGAGATACATTCACAGGGAGGGCAAAGATCTGCAGTGGGTGTTGAGGAAGTGTAAGAAGAGGTTCATACTTATTAACAACAGCATCTTTGGGGAGAATCCCCAGGTGGGAAAGCTAATGAAGAAGGTTGAGAAGATGGTGGTAGAGGAAGGAGGCCACTACAGTTTAGAGGTGAAAGAGAAACCTTTGGATGTGAACCAGAATCCAGCCAGGCCGGCGCAGGAGCTGGGAGCCCGACCCAAACAGAACTCTGGACTGAACCTCTCGAAGACCTCGGAGGCAGAGCAGACCTGCA ATTAA
- the gimap4 gene encoding GTPase IMAP family member 4 isoform X1: MADNTPKDTAAKDSSGPEKETQETAAPEVPEAPAQDTAFLPEIRLVVLGWRWPGKSLTANTILGREEFHLERAAEFCVTRDTEVDGRQVVVVDTPGWFSAQDTPPSYKQELVRGASLCPPGPHAFLLIIPVGMFTEVDRARIEENVSLFGEHVWNHTIVVFTWAEVLKKITLERYIHREGKDLQWVLRKCKKRFILINNSIFGENPQVGKLMKKVEKMVVEEGGHYSLEVKEKPLDVNQNPARPAQELGARPKQNSGLNLSKTSEAEQTCSE, encoded by the exons ATGGCCGACAATACACCGAAAGACACAGCAG CCAAAGATTCTTCTGGGCCAGAGAAAGAGACCCAAGAGACAGCAGCTCCAGAGGTTCCAGAAGCTCCAGCTCAGGACACGGCATTTCTGCCTGAAATCCGCCTGGTGGTGTTAGGATGGAGGTGGCCGGGGAAGAGCCTGACAGCCAACACCATCCTAGGCAGAGAGGAGTTCCACCTGGAGCGAGCGGCTGAGTTCTGCGTCACCAGGGACACGGAGGTAGATGGCCGCCAGGTAGTAGTGGTGGACACTCCCGGCTGGTTCTCTGCGCAGGATACCCCACCCTCCTATAAACAGGAGCTGGTCAGGGGCGCCTCTCTTTGCCCTCCGGGTCCTCACGCTTTCCTGCTGATCATCCCCGTGGGCATGTTCACGGAGGTCGATCGCGCACGCATCGAGGAGAATGTGAGCCTCTTTGGGGAGCACGTGTGGAATCACACGATCGTGGTGTTCACTTGGGCGGAGGTGTTGAAGAAGATCACCCTGGAGAGATACATTCACAGGGAGGGCAAAGATCTGCAGTGGGTGTTGAGGAAGTGTAAGAAGAGGTTCATACTTATTAACAACAGCATCTTTGGGGAGAATCCCCAGGTGGGAAAGCTAATGAAGAAGGTTGAGAAGATGGTGGTAGAGGAAGGAGGCCACTACAGTTTAGAGGTGAAAGAGAAACCTTTGGATGTGAACCAGAATCCAGCCAGGCCGGCGCAGGAGCTGGGAGCCCGACCCAAACAGAACTCTGGACTGAACCTCTCGAAGACCTCGGAGGCAGAGCAGACCTGCAGTGAGTAG